The Elgaria multicarinata webbii isolate HBS135686 ecotype San Diego chromosome 11, rElgMul1.1.pri, whole genome shotgun sequence genome segment caggtaagtgtgtaggggattgtatcctttttaattaaaactgcctggaaacttgaaagggggagagtgagagaatTTACTGAAAATTTCCTCTCCTGTTCAACAcactaatctagggtgaccatatttgggaaaccaaaaaagaggacacctagtttgtgtgtggggaagcagctttctgagtcctgcagaaagtacgttatcaccccgccaccttaaagaacccgattggagtggaggaagggaaaggatttcattctgcaccaccaccatccactccaattggggccttttctataatgtccacgaatgacccactttcccctttaagacctcaattggagctaggggtgggggaatgatgtgcctcaagaaagcatgtcattccctcctgccatgctaatggcagccttaaagaggaaggtgtatcattccaggacattattgaaaattatagaaaatcccccctgacaccatggaaagaacaaaaaccaggacaaatccggggaaatcctgacagttggtcaccctaactaatcctacaattaacaactttttgATTtctatcattctctctctctctctctctctctctctctctctttcattgctTTTCATGAATATTTGTACATTTTTGTTCATAATTCTCCCAAtacatgcctttttttaaaaaagaagaagttaatgTTGCATAAcatggggaggatctacacactactggtttaaaatggtttataacggtagtgacaactgttgggactcagGATACAatgcatatgcagttttcaaaccattttcaaagtatcatatcctgcttggtgtagatctggccatacatatttttgaaattttttttattataaaatgcattttaatattattttcactgatatgcacatttttgtgtgcacattccAGTATTACacacctcctttaaaaaataataattaaactcCATTGGTACCAGTTATAAAAGATAACCGCATTTCAATTTGTgttttggtttgaaagtgcaaaatttggtaagtttgtattaaaatggaaaatcGAGTATTTGGTCTTCCAATACTCCTGAAGACTCTCTGAGAGAAGTTGGAAGGCCCAACGCTAATGAATGGGAAAACATTTCTTCACTTTTGTGTTTTAATGCAACCTTACAAAATTTTGCCAATTTCCCCAAAGCAATTGCTCCAACTAGGAAGAGGAAAGCATGGGGGATGATAATTTCAGACTTATAAACTGACCAATCTGGCTGGACTGAATGTACATTTGTAGAGAGTTGGGTCCTGGAGGCAAAGCCCAGCCAAATTTTATGCACGTTGCATAAGCACATAGGCTCTGTAAATGTGGCTGGGGGCATTATCATCTTGATCCCTAAACACAATCAATCCAATCCAGGCCAGGACTTTGTAGAAATCTGTAGTACCTTCAGCTAGCGGGAGAGGAAAGACATCTATCTAAGCATGTGTGGTTTTCAGGAAGGTAACTGTAGATAGGAAATGTGGATCTCTTGGGTTTCTCTGAATCAAAAAGCTATTGTATATAGAACTAGTGATGGCAAGAAAATATTCCTGAAATGAAATATTACCTGCCAAGGAGTAAAATTTGGGGGATCCAGTCTACCACTATTGTGTTTGATTGTAGATGACAACATCTGCTGTAAAGCATATGCTATGGCCTGGGctgcattgtagatgctgtagctttggccagtcatgctcatttcaaaatgAGTCCCATGGAGGTTCTCCAGCTTCTCTTGACCAGTACAAGTATTTGAGTTCTCACTGTCTCCATTTGAATCAGAAAACAGGCAATTGAATGCCTGTTCCCAGAATATCCTGATAAACCCGTCTCCTTTTGGCAAGTTAGGATGAAGGAGCTGCAGGAATTCTCTAAAACCCAACACTTCATTTGAGTGAATTGCCGAAGACAAGGCACCATGGAAGACCTGTACATCAAAATCCCTGTGAAATGTCTCTGATGAGAAATCCCAGTGGGCTGTCATAAGCCACACCTTGCCTATAGATACTTGTATGATGTCTTCTAACTGTTTGTAAAGGTATATCAGCCATTTCAAGCATGCAATTGTTTGAGGGTCTGCATTTACAACAAATACTTTGGTACTGGAATTGATTATTGAAAAGGTAATAGCATGGAGGGTTTCTAATGTTTCTGGGTTCTCTAAAACATCAGATAGAGTTAGTGTTTTCTCAATGACAGGTGTACAGATGCCATGTTGGGTAAGCATTGGTAACAATGTATGCAGAAACTGTTCTCCTTTATCATCATCTGAAGCAATGACTCCAATCCAGATCCATTGGAAATGAAGCAGCAACTGGACAATTCCTGCATACTGATTTGCTTCATTTGGGATCATCCGATAGAAGGAAGGGAGCTGTATTTTAACATTTCTTGCTGGAGCTAATATACTGTATGCAatctaagcaaaaaaaaaagttcattgaGACCATCTCTTTGTTAGCTTGttcgttattttattttaaatattcataTAAAATTTGAGCTCTACAGATCTGCCAAATAAAATTATttggtaaaaacacacacaaattcataTGCATGTAATTGTGAAAACAATACAGAGCAAAAAAGAAATAATAGAAAATCATAACATCTAAGaccaacaaaaatgaaataaaatcagcaacagtgaAGTTAACTCCACCTTAAAAGCCTGAGGTAATTTTAAATAAACTAATTAAAGCTAACAAATGAAAGAagatatatacatttaaaaatactgaaatagAGAATAGTCCTGGCCCTAGGCAGGACACCACCTGTAGAAGGAAGCCACtactttggcccctcccacccaaTGTGTGTACCTGCCAGCAGGCCAGCTTACCATTTTTggcacatttctcaacagtacAATGTCAGGCAAACAATGTCAGTGTGAGTTCAGGCAAAGTATCATGATACATCCTGCATGTTTCCAGAAGTTTGAGCACTTTTTGTGATATTTTAGCTGATCTCACAGGTACTCGTCAGCTCCTGAATTTGGAAACCCCCGACAGGTGGCTTGCTGGCAAGGCAGGCACAGGTATGTGTGCAAAAAAATAAGTTGGGCAGGTTGGCAGGCCAGCTGTGTTGGGTGGCCAAGCAGGTCATGGTGGCAGGAGACACACAACCAGgcaagcagagcaggaggcaagAGGGCAAGTGAATGgatgcttcttggtcctgctggctgccatGCAGGCAACCAGCaggatgaagcagcagcaggcccTTTGGAGAGGAGAGTGGCACAATTTGGTGCCCTTTCCATATACCGCTGCCTGCTGTGCTTGAATCAGGCTGCTTCAATGTTGGGACAGACCTGCAAATGGTTTTCTCACGTCAGGGAGTTCCACTGTGATGAAACCCctcactgaaaagaccctgtctCTTGTGCCTATTAGCCAGATGGACTTCACCTGTGGACTGGAGGACAAGCCTTTAGAAGCCAATTTAATCATCCAGAATGCCATTCAAGCACTGGATGGGGTGAACATAATTTTCAGCCTGGGTGAACATAATTTTCAGTAAATAATTTCTATTCATTTCTTACAAAATGTCAGACTTTCATACAATATTGGTTTTGCTTCGTGAGTGGGCCTGATGTTTATTGCTTTGTACTTTGGCATGATACATTTCTTTTTGAATCTGCCCATTGTTTCATAACTTCTTTCAAAGAGTTCTTGAAGTTCCTATGATGCCCATTGCCATGAGTAGAAAAAGCAGCAATCACAAAGTACTGTAAGAAACAGCATTTAGTATTAGATTCGGCCCGGCATCAATATGTGTAATAAAGCACCTTCACTGCTGATACCTTCCCTGGGCCCAACTTATTTTCCTTTGATGTTTATCAATGCCTGGCAGCCAGAAGGTGGCATTTTAATTTCCTGCAGTGCTCTGCAATAATGCTATAATGGAGATATTTGAGAAAATTATATCAGTGTCGAGCTCAATCGTACCGGAGACTTCATAAGCCCATGTGGAAGGAGGGCAAAGGCAAATGGGAGTGGGGAGGTGAGGCAAAGAGTAATATCCTGAGCTCCCCTGGAATAGactgggatttgcttctgagtaaacatgtataggattgcactaaaaCTGACACAGGGAGAAAGATCACAAAACAGTCACCTAGAAACTCTGCAgctttaattcatttttttccccttttgtgagCTGAAGGTTTGGTGTGAATGAACTGCCATGATCAGGGACAGATATGCAACAAACCAGTTGGTTTGAAATATTACAtcacattgtctgaacagggcaccATCAAAAGAGGGAAATGTGCTTGAGATTATTTCTATTATTGAATGGGAAGCTTTCCTCAAAAGGATGGTCATGAGAGAGAATGTTTTTCTCAGTGTGGGTTTTTCAGTTGTTGAAAACTGAGCAAGTCCTCTCCCATGTATTCATTTATATCCTCCCTTCTACATTTGGTGTTtgaataacataagaagagccctgctggatcagaccaagggtccacctagtccagcattctattcacatagtggccaaccagctgctgaccagagacccacaagcaggacatggtgcaacagcaccctcccacccatgctccccagcaactggtgtacataggtttatcCCTCTgatctaacaacaacaaaaaaagcctAGTATAGTCCATTTCCCATCCTGtcttagggcacatctacaccaagcaggatattccactaggaaagcggtatataaaaggcaggagccacactactgctttatagcggtattgaagtgcactgataactgttgggcccattgacacatactatataccactttcatactgctatatcctgcttggtgtagatgagcccttaggcaTGTTATATATGAGAATTCTGTTTATGATTACAAATCATGAgaacatgtcccattcacaaATGTGAATACAAacacttttggggggaaatcccgaaattttccttttttttttaaaaaaaatcacattttcctAATTGACATTCTCTTTTTCCATTTGAATAAAATGAAAAGAGAGCACCACAGAGCATGGAAATGAGATGGGCCTAACTTCAAtgagacattttttattttagtttttggcAATTGCAAAGATCATGTCTTTGTCCATCTCTATCCAGTCTCTTTTCCAAAAGAGAACAAAGGAGTAATATGATAGCACTGGAAAATTTCAGTAGCCACATCCTCATTGTACCTGTGGAATTTTGTAGATGCCAAAGATGTTGGCCATGTGAAGAGAGATTTCAGCGTTGTGTCCCCCGATGGCAGCTATCAGATTATTTTGTCTCTCACAGTTGTAATTAGGGACAATCATATTATCACTGGATAGGAGCTTAATGGTGTTTTGATATGTCATTCTTGCACTCAAGTAATTGTCATAGATGTGGAACCCAAGACTGATATTCGGCAAGATCTTTGGGTTCTTATTGATCTGATTCACAGCAAATACCAGTGAAAGGACATGCTGGTAGTTTTTTGTCATTGCCCTAAAGGAAGAATGCATGAATAAGTCTTATTATACTGATATGTATAGACAGTGGGGATATGCATCAAATGCAACCAAAGCACCAAGCTGTGGACCATTTCTGGTGTTTCCCCCAAAGTGAAGTGGACTTCCCTCTGAAGTGATCACGGGGCTGTCTATATGGCAGCACATTACCGCCACAATAACCAACCCCCTTATCTTTGCTGCATTGGGGTGATGCTGGCTAATCCAGATGCAGAgtgaaagtgcagggtttccagcagtcaGGCTCCACCCCCTGCCATCTGCATGAggggatggcaaccaatcaggggtgtCATCTGCCTGGCCATGTCTCAGCATCAATGATGAGGCAAGGCTGCTCCAtgctgaaaagtcagggtaacaccatgacttttaaaatgcagagcttctctggaaagccccacaatagctttgaggtggctgctgtgttgtataatcgatgcagcaccactgcagagccaccttggggcttccaGAATGTATAGACAGCCGTCAGAACTAAAGCCGGACCCTGCATGATGCATCATACACAATTTAGGTTTTGAAAGGCAAACAGTGTGTTTCCATAAATagcatcttttattttcttactCTAAACACTGATGGGGGTGGTTGAGTGTCTGATAGGTCCACCTTGTAATCATAGGGCACATTTTACCAATTACTATGCTTTGCAGGAGGGCATGGATGGGCTTGTCAGTCAACCATTCTTTTAATCCCTAACCTTGACCTCAGTATTAAAACAACCCTTAAACTGCTTTTCAATCAACATATCTCTGTAGCTTCATGCAACTACCCCTTGCCTGGAGATACATCTATGACGTGTGCTATTTTCatacataggccatggctagacctacaaGGTCTAACACAATGGAGTGGGGAGTATCTTGCaatatggttatcgtgagatctccccctttgtctacatgtggcacaggacatcccaggaggaagatgatgtcacacccgccattttgtttttgtttttaaaggagaaggagcacacgagcgctcgaatGCAAAATGTAAGGATTCCCCTCTTAAAAACAAATACCAATAAAATCATAGGGGAGGTAAAGGGAAGCCAATAACATACCTTTTCTGGACTCCCCTTTTACGCAATCAATTGCTCTTATCATTCTAAAACTTTgcgttttattcttttacttagGGCCATCCCTATCGCTGAGTCTTTTTCAGAGGAACGGTCCAGAAAGAACAAAGTGGGTTATGCTCATACATCTTTGAATACCCTAGAAATGtgaagggtgctcttgcaccaaaaccaaaaccaatcaaaacaacaacaacctgttgcATATATTCATTTGAAACTTGGTAGGCTCTATCTTTTCAGAAGGGCCAACAAATTCCATCCAATAAAGCCAAGTAATGCAAAAGTCACTACCAATCCTGATGTACTGCATATGCTACAAAAAATGCTGCACCTAGTTTTCTGGCAGGCATAATTCCCCCTAAAGCAATGTTATATGTGCATATCTCATTTGCCTGTGACAAACAATTTAGAGACATTGTGTTTTAATCTCCCATTTTAGACAATGGGAGGCAAAACGTCTTAGATGTCTGTACCTCAAATCAGTGTCAGTACTTGAGTTGAAGTAGAAGGCCTCTAAGCAGTCTGAGTAGAATTGGAGTCACTGTCAAGTCTTGTAGTCAGTGAATAGCACTAATACAGAGCTATAAATAAGGATTTAAAACTATTCCTGTGCACATCATCAAACGTACATATTTTAAgcttaaatttatatacctcatttatatatatatgaatatgagATAAAACAAGACAATCctaaatttactttttttaaaaaaaatgtttgcaatcTGTTTTCTAAACTATATTTATTGGGGTGAGAACAGTTATTTATAAAGCACATGATTTGGTTACTAAGGCTTcgtgtacaccaagcaggatattgcactatgaaagtggtatggaagcagtatataaaaggcaggagctttatagcgatattgacgtgcactgacaactgttggggcccattgacacatctacaccaaacatgatataacaccatgaaggtggtatgaaagtggtgtagaaaaggcaggagccacactactgctttatagcaatattgaagagcactgacaactgttggggcccttgacacataccatataccactttcataccactttcacaatgttgttattattattattattattattattattattattatttatttatttatttatatagcaccatcaatgtacatggtgctgtacagagtaaaacagtaaatagcaaggccctgccgcataggcttacaatgaagatgtgtcatgggcgccagcagttgtcagtgcacttcagtacaactataaagcagtagtgtagatcctgcagtgcactttaatgctgctataaagcagtagtgtggctcctgccctttatatactgctttcataccactttcatagtggaatatcctgcttggtgtagatgagccctgaatatCCTACTTTGAGTTACTGGCATATCCAATTTTAAAAGGTCTCAGATTGCTGGGAAATGCCATGCTTAAGCAGACTATGGAGAGCCACTGGCAGTCAAAATAGATACTCCTGGGCTATACAGAAAAAAAAGTATTAGATGAAGTATAGTTCATCTTCATGCATTCATATGAAGTAGTTGTTGTGGTTAGAACCTGGTCTAGTGCATATTATGGAGAAAAACACATTTATTGCCTTACATCAGTTCATTTACAACAGCGGTTTGAGGGTGTTCACAGAAGGACATTGTGTCAAATAGGAAGTCAAATTGCGTAGTCATCTCTCCAATGGTTATATCACCTGTCTTACTATACTCGTAGGGGATCTGGTAGAGCTCATTCATGGTGTACATTGTAGTTTGTGGCTTGCACTTAGTTTGTGGCATTTGTGGGAGATTCCAGAAAAATAGCTGTAGCCAAAATAACCGTTCCATAACATAGGTCAATTTAACACAAGATGTCCAGTCTCTGTCTAAACCACTATCAGTCCCCAATACAGATGGACACACCAATAGGGACTAGTCTATTTATGCACTGTGTCAGGTCTGTGTATGTTCTGTTATAAGTATCGTCCACCCTGTTTCTTGATCgctgcaatttaaaaaaataatccagaggaataaataaataaattgaacagTTCCTTCCTaaactatgcatttttgtatgcacttttcctAAAACAGAAATTTATTTGCATCAATTTTCCTGAATATACACATCTTTGCATGCATTTCccctctatgcatgtttatatatgttttaaaccaataactgcattgcaaaatcagAGAAGTGCACAATGCAAAGAATAACAATATTCCAATACACATATTAGTCCAGGACATTAAATTGGCTCACCTAAAAATGCAGAGTGAACTAAACCTTTTATTATCCTTAGTTATCAGCCAAAATAGCTTTCCttcaatgtcaaaagattcctctGATAATCTGAAAGATCAGACTGATGCAGCTCTGCTTGGCTACAGTCCATTATTTCTATTTTCAACAGCAGACAGATATGACATATAACTTTCAAGCTCTATTATTGATTGTGAAAGTGGCCATAGAAAATTCATATGGGATTGTCATGATGAAGTATTCATCCTAGTAATTTGAGATAATAGTGAGTTCTCAAAGTCGTCTCCCTCGAGAATGTTGTAGTGTTTTACCATGTGCAGAAGAATAGTTGAAGAACACATATTTGTTATGTCTCATCTCCCCTCTCCCCCGCTCTTAATGAGGGAGAAGGAACTCATGGGCTTATTCTGGCCCATAGTGAGAACATCGCTGAACGCTTCGACCCCAAAATAGAAGCTGGGagaaaactctttttttttttcattctccaCCTAATCTACTAAGACTGGTTCAGTTCCTTAGGATGGACAGAAACTAGAATGAAAAGGCTCGGGGGAGTGTCCAACACCCCAAAGCGGATTACCAGGGTGCCACAGAGCTGTGAGGGAGTGGAGGTGGGAAATGCTTTCCTCCTTGTTCTAATGTCAGAAGCCATTCCATCAGTGGGATGACCTAGCTGGATGACCTAGCTAGGTCATCAGTGGGATGACCTAGCTAACACCCTTGGATTGTTAAGGACAAAAAAGTTGTTCCTATATCATAAAGGCCAATTTGAGAAACATACCTTGAACTAGCCAGAGTAATATCTTGATATCACAGATAGAGTGATGAGTTTAGAAGAACCACAAGGCTATGGAGCCCCACATCTACTTTAGGAATCCCCAATGAAGATCTGTGAAGATCTTCTAATAACAGGTTTAATAAACAATATTGAGGGAAATACTGTACACTAGAGCCCTTTTCAGAAATGATGAAAAGTGGTGGAACTCAACGCATAAGCAGGAATGGGGCCATGCCAAGTAGACTGCTGCCATTATCATATCAAGGTTCCTTCAATGTCCTGGACCCCTTGAGCAATTCCGGGATCTTTTCCCTCCTTATGAAACCCAGCTTCCTTCCTTTtacctttaacagttccatatGCAAACCTGCAACCTTCAAATTCTCTTTTcgtaatacctgctgaaattcccttttcaatacaactgtcaaacatacaggggccctgtcctccttttcatatggtcatttcCACCTGCTGCACTTTTATCTGGCAAACCTGAAACTGAAAATGAGAAGCTCAATGAAAAAGACAGTGAGATACATAACGATTAATCAGAaacaatactttatttatttatttattacatttctataccgcccaatagccggagctctctgggcggttcacaaaaattaaaaccattcaaagtataaaacaacagtataaaaccataatataaaatacaatataaaagctcaaccagataaaaacagcagcaatgcaaaattacaaatttaaaaccatgttatttaaaatttatagattgttaaaatgttgggagaataaaaaggtcttcacctggcgtctaaaagcatataatgtaggtgccaagcgaacctccttagggagctcattccacagctggggtgccacagcagagaaggccctcctcctggtagccatatAAATACCCATTATTTATATGGGTAAGAAATTACATAGAGGTacttactttttttctttaaatacatCTTTATTCCAATCAAGAAATATTGTGACACATTCATTTTAATATAAACTACTAAGAATTTTACAGGAAAGTTATCATTACTCTAAAAAAATGTCTGGaaacttgatatatatatatatatatatatatatatatatatatatatatatcacaaaatTTTCTGGGCAAAAATCTATGATACACTTTTAAATTAAGGGAAACTTAGTTGCTCAGATATCTTTTTAACCCTGTAaatttttgaaatggaaatgGCTCAGGAATCTGGTTTCTGGTTGCTCATGCTTCTTCCCTATCCCACTGTCAGTTGACTGCCTTGTTGATTTCAAGAACACAGAAAATACCATGATCAACTCATGAACTCTGGGACATGTATATTCTCAAGAGACTAGGGGCTTCTCCAAACCagctttttatcctgcaactttactggggcttcAGCTTTCAGATTCTTTGAGGCATTAAGATCTTCCCTTTAAATgcactccccccttccccatggggatttcctttatctgcaagttctatgTGTTTATTATActgccactaggtggtgctgtggttatACTGCAAGTCCATCATTACATTGATCTTCAAATTGCTATTTTTAAATAACTCATTATTACCATGAGAAATAAAGCTGTGGAGTTGGTCACAAAGTATGAGACAGGCCCTCGAGggtgacatcatgtaaaggacccacaaatttctGTGAATAACTAATCTTGATGGCCACATTGTATTAAATTTGAAAACAAGGCAAGAATCATCTAAATTTTTGTTGTCTAAAGATATAGGCCACAATATGCCAACTCAGGTGTGGGGGAAATATCTTGTAGGAATTAAACAATTTCTTTCTATCTAAATAATACCCATTATAAGGTATAAATGGTGTGCCATATGGACCATAATTTTTCAACTATAGTTTGTTGATAAGAACATTATCTCTCACTTCCTCCACATGACTTAGCGAAAACTAGAAAATATGTAATTGAATAATAAGTttttaaacacttttttaaacactggggaacatgggtgagagggtgctgttgcaccatgtccggtgtgttggtccctggctgatggctggctggccactgtgtgaacagagtgctgggccagatggacccttagtctgatccagcctggcatttcttatgctcttatgttctctTGATTAGCTGATTTCTTTTGTTCAGTTCTGGCCTCAGCAAAATAATGTAGCATTTAGGGAAGAAGATGAAACACAgcagcccagcactggaggctaaAATAGAAAAGATCTCCACAGCTGTCATGTATCTCCCCTTGCTGCTCAGGTAGGTTGGAACAAAGGATAACCAAACACTAcaaaacaccagcatgctgaaagtgatgaacTGAGTTCCAACTCATtccattattcattcattcattcattcattcattcattcatttcatttctatcccatcCAATGGCCAAAGTTCTCTATTTCAGAGGCATTTATGGCTGAGTCATCCACTATCCAGTATTTGTAATAGTGTACACAAATCCATAACAACTCAGAGAAAGGAAGTCCTCCTGATGAGCTGGTAGCCATCTTCatcattactaggggtgtgcacggaccccccgctccgcttcacttgcagatccgccatttttcggagcgggtcgctccgccccgcccccgctccgcccacttccgctccgctccgcccggagctccggatcggatccggagctccgtttttgcccccccataggcttgcattgaaagctaaaaaagtaaacaactttttttccgttgaagttagaaacctcacgtttggcaccatgacacctcatgggcgtatacacacacacgccaagtttcaaggcaatcccatcatcccctgatttttggcgaatttttgaaaatcgggcaccccattcacaccccttgggatagctccgtcaatttgcatgttacaaacctcaaactcggcaccagggcagcttatccatgtgtccacatgcacgccaagttgcaagcaaatcccatcatcccctgatttttggcgcggctctaccctctaacgcacctcccataaccctaattcacacccctttagatagctccgtcaatttgcacgttagaaacctcaaactcagcaccatgatagcttatccacgtgtccacatgcacgccaagtttcaaggcaatcccatcatcccctgatttttggggaatttatgaaaatcgggcaccccattcacaccccttgggatagctccgtcaatttgcatgttagaaacctcaaactcggcaccaggagagcttatccatgtgtccacatgcacgccaagttgcaagcaaatcccatcatcccctgatttttggcatggcttaactcaccccaaattgtcccattctacaactacgtcaatttgcacgttagaaacctcaaactcagcaccatgatagcttatccacgtgtccacatgcacgccaagtttcaaggcaatcccatcatcccctgatttttggggaatttatgaaaatcgggcaccccattcacaccccttgggatagctccgtcaatttgcatgttagaaacctcaaactcggcaccaggagagcttatccatgtgtccacatgcacgccaagttgcaagcaaatcccatcatcccctgatttttggcgcggcttaaactttttaactcaccccaaatcaagtcccattctacaactacgtcaatttgcacgttagaaacctatcctttggtcccatgacagcttacccatgtgtccccatggacaccaagtttcaaggcaatcccatcatcccctgatgttaggggaacttttgaaatttgaacactccagtatgtcagggatttaaagttgcaattgcagacagctcaatggggccagttccaaggcaatcccaacatgccacgagataaccctaaatcttctggcacatttgaaaaagggattattgaatttgataaagtctaagtgagcgcaggaaggacttctccccttagtcaaagcaagacacatacaccatcgctgcaaggcgggaaggggagaattattattattattattatttatttatatagcaccatcaa includes the following:
- the LOC134405525 gene encoding vomeronasal type-2 receptor 26-like, translating into MNELYQIPYEYSKTGDITIGEMTTQFDFLFDTMSFCEHPQTAVVNELMAMTKNYQHVLSLVFAVNQINKNPKILPNISLGFHIYDNYLSARMTYQNTIKLLSSDNMIVPNYNCERQNNLIAAIGGHNAEISLHMANIFGIYKIPQIAYSILAPARNVKIQLPSFYRMIPNEANQYAGIVQLLLHFQWIWIGVIASDDDKGEQFLHTLLPMLTQHGICTPVIEKTLTLSDVLENPETLETLHAITFSIINSSTKVFVVNADPQTIACLKWLIYLYKQLEDIIQVSIGKVWLMTAHWDFSSETFHRDFDVQVFHGALSSAIHSNEVLGFREFLQLLHPNLPKGDGFIRIFWEQAFNCLFSDSNGDSENSNTCTGQEKLENLHGTHFEMSMTGQSYSIYNAAQAIAYALQQMLSSTIKHNSGRLDPPNFTPWQLHSFLSSISFNNSAGDFVSFDENRELAAEFDIINWVTFPNKSFLRVNVGRMDSKALLEQRFSINEEAITWHSSFNQVLPIALCNDNCHPGSSRKKKEGEPFCCYDCVPCPDGKISDQKDMNDCFQCPEDEFPNKNKDQCLPKVIIFLSYTEPLGITLAFVALSFALVTLWVLGIFIKNQHTPIVKANNRDLTYSMLISLSFCFLCSFLFIGQPHTVTCCLRQIAFGIIFSMAVSCILAKTITVVLAFMATKPGSRMRKWVGKSLANSILLNCSFIQAITCAVWLCTAPPFPDFDMDSLTEEIILECNEGSETMFYCVLGYLGFLAIVSFTVAFLARKLPDSFNEAKFITFSMLVFCSVWLSFIPSYLSTKGKYMVAVEIFSILASSFGLLGCIFFPKCYIIILKPGLNNKDQLIKRNNM